The Gammaproteobacteria bacterium genome includes a region encoding these proteins:
- a CDS encoding EAL domain-containing protein: MLKNADTAMYRAKEQGRNRYHYYTAEMNTSALERIWVESNLHRAISRHELELLYQPIVRTGTGEIYKCEALLRWQHPERGCILPGEFIPIAEDTGMIASICEWVLSQVCNQLQGWEQLGLPLVAITMNVSARQLRADGAMAALTQIFGQARPAPARLEVELTESSLVRDRENAAGILHQLHELGIKIALDGFGTGYSSLSFLKRFPIDVVKIDRSFIADITTDSDGAAIASAIIAMAHSLKLEVVAEGVETAEQLALLRRWDCDAVQGCHLSQPLTAEGFMQLVQREGRLGPSETIIDRG, encoded by the coding sequence ATGCTGAAGAATGCGGATACCGCCATGTACCGCGCCAAGGAGCAGGGCCGAAACCGCTACCATTACTATACCGCCGAGATGAACACGAGTGCGCTCGAGCGAATCTGGGTCGAGAGTAATTTGCACCGCGCCATTTCGCGTCACGAATTGGAGCTGCTCTATCAACCGATCGTAAGGACAGGCACGGGTGAGATCTATAAATGCGAGGCCTTATTGCGGTGGCAGCACCCGGAGCGCGGTTGCATCTTGCCCGGCGAGTTCATCCCGATCGCCGAGGATACCGGAATGATCGCGTCTATCTGCGAGTGGGTCCTGAGCCAAGTTTGCAATCAGCTGCAGGGGTGGGAGCAGCTCGGGCTGCCGCTGGTTGCCATTACGATGAACGTCTCGGCGCGGCAGTTGCGCGCCGACGGTGCGATGGCAGCGCTGACGCAAATTTTCGGGCAGGCGCGACCGGCGCCGGCGCGTCTGGAGGTTGAGCTCACGGAAAGCAGCCTGGTAAGGGACAGGGAGAATGCAGCCGGTATTCTGCATCAGTTGCACGAGCTCGGCATCAAAATCGCCCTGGATGGCTTTGGCACCGGCTATTCATCCTTGAGCTTCCTCAAGCGCTTTCCTATCGACGTGGTGAAGATCGACCGATCCTTTATCGCGGACATCACCACCGACTCCGATGGCGCCGCCATCGCTTCCGCAATCATCGCCATGGCGCATAGCTTGAAACTCGAGGTCGTGGCGGAGGGCGTGGAGACTGCGGAACAGCTCGCTTTATTGCGGCGATGGGATTGTGACGCGGTACAGGGCTGTCACCTGAGTCAGCCGCTCACCGCGGAAGGCTTCATGCAGCTTGTGCAACGAGAAGGCAGGCTGGGACCGTCAGAGACCATTATCGATAGAGGCTGA